A genomic segment from Bufo bufo chromosome 8, aBufBuf1.1, whole genome shotgun sequence encodes:
- the LOC120978028 gene encoding LOW QUALITY PROTEIN: cyclin-T2-like (The sequence of the model RefSeq protein was modified relative to this genomic sequence to represent the inferred CDS: inserted 3 bases in 2 codons), with translation MSRALQDCDSPTLRAMEDSDSPTSRWLFTQEQLKNSPSRKCGLKAQKEFSYRQQATFLIQDMGKKLHVSQVTINTAIVYMQRFYMLHSFTKCNKNXLSPAALFLAAKVEEEPRAAEDVXMTYACLTPESPELDTKSQAYMEKADELLTLETILLETLGFDITIEHPHASLDEIVPSLKESKALTSVFYHLADHSFVTTFCLQYKPSVIACVCIHLAYKLSKQEVCLKNNDKPWWEGVDETVTAKLLDELTNDFVDVLQTTP, from the exons ATGTCTCGTGCATTGCAGGACTGTGATTCTCCGACTTTACGTGCGATGGAGGACTCTGATTCTCCTACTTCTCGTTGGCTGTTCACCCAAGAGCAGCTGAAAAATAGCCCTTCTCGTAAATGTGGTTTGAAGGCCCAGAAGGAGTTCTCCTACCGCCAACAAGCTACTTTTCTGATCCAGGACATGGGCAAGAAGCTCCATGTCTCGCAGGTTACCATCAATACTGCCATCGTGTACATGCAGCGGTTCTACATGCTGCATTCGTTtacaaaatgcaataaaa ggcTGTCCCCGGCAGCGCTCTTCCTGGCCGCAAAAGTAGAGGAAGAGCCGCGGGCAGCGGAAGATGT CATGACATATGCCTGTCTTACACCTGAATCTCCAGAATTGGACACTAAGAGCCAGGCCTACATGGAGAAGGCAGATGAGTTATTGACTCTAGAGACTATTCTTCTGGAGACCCTGGGCTTTGATATCACGATTGAACATCCTCATGCAAGTCTTGATGAAATAGTGCCATCACTGAAAGAAAGCAAGGCTCTTACAAGCGTCTTCTATCACCTGGCCGACCACAGCTTTGTCACCACATTCTGCCTTCAGTACAAGCCATCCGTCATCGCCTGTGTATGTATCCACCTTGCCTACAAGTTGTCCAAACAGGAGGTATGTCTTAAAAACAATGATAAACCTTGGTGGGAAGGTGTGGACGAAACAGTGACTGCCAAACTGCTAGATGAATTGACAAATGATTTTGTGGACGTTCTTCAGACTACTCCATAA